In Strigops habroptila isolate Jane chromosome 4, bStrHab1.2.pri, whole genome shotgun sequence, a single genomic region encodes these proteins:
- the ZFYVE26 gene encoding zinc finger FYVE domain-containing protein 26 isoform X7: MHSFGNEEAVSLEQLFGFFCECVRHGDWELAQACVLQLSQWHGDGPEKVEAILQALVACPMGVRWEQNSSPWRTAWLWLLVLEKWLARNQKTVPVVLQRETEFLLFLEELQKDVSEEVLKELFEAFGCTQTKHITDGKRRDGSSHRFSLDVVSALRKLLLQAPQRAKALLEFFQEEGGTHSSSLQQYCSLQNIFVEFLHDSLKSLQRLQCSSEMSAELDQRELVDTIYAALSIVTFDVEQQADEVRHLFVELLDVCWVEGSPLREEKLLSCMLRKQSHGLLSLYSSVLIERTREKFLVSKSMQKGSSEQLDTERAVMSLFSDPEETSWKTAYFYCLSSSKHFLEQILVTALTLLKREDYSGLNSLLRREFNSLSRLLVLLGWTHCQSVESAKTLLWTLHKTRDLCNDLVLKDFCDGLWAQVEVLEWCIQQNSITIPRKVLLQHLHSLDCHTAVYSLHHLTNLLALKEDDVIELLQKVPARDQQMQVATFPSTLSQQRNLALFRAFCAMKYAVYALCVNSHKHSKCKDCVRSHLGDIPEDETSGEPADCSSVFPQYLAKCQQFLRSVPAPLRLEVLENIFSLLFVSYSDLHTEALLPEDYAEDEDLDKKSTTVSVEGSASRHSSTSESPQRLIEAEKKSERRLLAAQTVHMDPQDLHDLMLAGQSCETSRLNYLDLKHFTSGVTGFLADDVAMDAFLTLLLNHLEEIQSSLPWDSSNVPHEELELVECLNLSANRDAFGSHVLQFSKYLSEAHWRYKVVMSNRSAEHQLATSRRYCSLIRCSSFKKRSRSQRYKTDGKEGTSSPSLESTSSELSTSTSEGSTSNVSGLSDLESRARPQQQNPLIPMMLSPPESLLVSCVLRGNFVEAHQVALMFNLDTSPCYGELVFMERYQEAVQEMARVEQNIDNQASDGTGGIRKSGSGRSTLQAIGNAAAAGMVFYSISDVTDKLLATSGSLAPTLQENFWINNIQLEHTDPLREVLEDLSPSAMAAFDLACTQCRLWKTCKQLLETTERRLYNSLETRGHHPDFVSLYSEGVKGFPAVLQQISKILNYSCTSQGQSKPEVSDEKIGSHFRCSIVNLLQACYPALTEESITNEIVLSQNLDQILKALTHVERSVDSKGSLLGTLVEQASLKSAELEKHLVWNQSQLLLRTLDQHVQITPESNTQTNFVKSFFDYITRLAAVVLQSLNTELDTSAEVKVGNPFILLQQSPSQLLSQLVFEKQVHPDRVSSLLAKKELNLNVQQVIVNCCCEPLSLCSARQNSQVKSLLTNINNLAHQCACHCLPDVEIPILNSAVTSEDISTQASSPVNDLSPHTLTASSLDFLKSQSKLMATVACLSASNIQKIPKSSLSWMEFRGKREVPLGLEQISRECETLLKEFPILERFLLTMFEPLQNRQEEGSSLATVFSGKTYISLVLLGLHSNTAVKVLMGVFQQALAAKNWDRALKVLDRYSQDMEELVNVKDAVLSCATAEDKDGWQYLFPVKNATLRSRLALRYLDKWPLDACLEILAYCISDLGIADELKASLQSRKKELQVYEKILNVQNEPLWNDWQELKKACTDDPQAVMNIILKAKDYELCEEWGHLYPVPREDLISLHREHLLHLLEMGEMEKALQLLQRIEDPGICLAISEQSLDQHPNLAGSHFLADYLTAHFYADLTAARRNEIQALYMGSKVLLTLPELSRVNYFHLSSRPLLMLEQLLMNMKVDWVAVAVQTLHQLLAGQEIGFTVEDIDNLLSKYAEKALNFPFALKEKRSDSLIRIQESLNHVLESETTSKSGSSELSPVSFTGVTIPASPRDRILQQNLCPQEFVPPEKPPPKQQWIPDDTETICMVCKTERFTMFNRRHHCRRCGRLVCSSCSTKKMAVEACRENLSRVCDQCYSYYNREHLPGLVKDTNIRKEDQDQVEVVRIPKATELEWIFSLNEEENEIVRSEFYYDQAPSSSLCIAILSLHSDSIVCGHQLIEHCCKLSQGLTNPEVDAGLLMDIMKQLLFSAKMMFVKAGRNQDLALCDSYISKVDVLNILVAAAYHPIPSLDQILLPAAVTRLRNQLLEAEYYELAIEVSTKSGLDPGGAWHAWGMACLKAGNLSSAREKFNRCLKPPMDLNQLNHGSRLVQDVIQYLESTVKPILIADDDYFATLRELEATLRTRSLSLEMICEGKIQHNSYYQECLFYLHSYGTNLAIISFYMRHDCMREALLHLLNKESPSEVFIEGIFIPSYESGKLHMLENLLETIDPGLESWGVYLIAACKYLQRKNYYHILYELQQFMKAHQYS; the protein is encoded by the exons ATGCACTCTTTTGGAAATGAAGAAGCAGTGTCTCTGGAGCAGCTCTTTGGGTTCTTCTGCGAGTGTGTACGGCATGGGGACTGGGAGCTTGCGCAGgcctgtgtgctgcagctgagccagTGGCACGGGGATGGCCCCGAGAAGGTGGAAGCAATTCTTCAGGCTCTGGTAGCTTGTCCCATGGGAGTAAG ATGGGAACAGAATTCTAGCCCGTGGAGAACTGCATGGCTTTGGCTTCTTGTGCTGGAAAAATGGCTTGCCAGGAATCAG AAAACTGTTCCAGTTGTTCTTCAGAGggaaactgaatttttattgttcttggaAGAACTACAGAAAGATGTTTCTGAGGAAGTCCTAAAG GAACTGTTTGAAGCATTTGGGTGCACCCAGACCAAGCACATCACAGACGGGAAAAGAAGAGATGGCTCTTCTCACAGATTCAGTTTGGATGTTGTTTCAGCTCTCCGGAAGCTTTTGCTGCAGGCTCCCCAGAGGGCTAAAGCCCTGCTGGAGTTCTTTCAGGAGGAAGGAGGCACACACAGCTCCTCGCTCCAGCAATATTGCTCTCTACAAAACATCTTTGTTGAGTTTCTTCATGACTCCTTGAAATCTCTGCAGAGGCTTCAGTGCAGTTCTGAAATGTCAGCAGAACTGGATCAAAGAGAACTAGTAGATACAATTTATGCTGCTCTTAGTATAGTGACTTTTGATGTGGAGCAACAGGCAGATGAAGTACGACACCTATTCGTGGAGCTCTTGGATGTATGCTGGGTTGAGGGAAGCCCGCTGAGGGAGGAGAAGCTACTAAGCTGTATGCTGAGGAAACAGAGCCATGGCCTGTTAAGCCTATATAGCAGTGTTCTCAtagaaagaacaagagaaaaatttttGGTGTCAAAGTCAATGCAAAAAG GTTCATCTGAGCAGCTGGACACAGAGCGAGCCGTGATGAGTTTGTTCTCAGATCCGGAAGAGACTTCTTGGAAGACAGCCTATTTCTACTGcttgagcagcagcaagcactTTCTGGAACAGATTCTG gTGACTGCATTAACTTTGCTGAAGAGAGAAGACTACTCAGGCCTGAACAGCTTATTGAGGAGAGAATTCAACTCCCTTAGTCGCCTCTTGGTATTGCTGGGATGGACACATTGTCAAAGCGTGGAGTCAGCAAAAACATTGCTGTGGACTCTTCACAAAACTCGG GATCTGTGCAATGATTTGGTACTGAAAGACTTCTGTGATGGGCTGTGGGCCCAGGTGGAAGTTCTTGAATGGTGCATACAGCAAAACAG TATTACTATCCCAAGGAAGGTTCTTTTGCAACACTTGCACAGTCTAGATTGTCACACTGCAGTGTACTCTCTTCATCATCTCACTAATCTTCTGGCACTGAAGGAAGATGATGTTATTGAGCTTCTTCAAAAAGTTCCTGCTAGAGACCAACAGATGCAGG TGGCAACATTCCCTAGCACCCTGAGTCAGCAGCGCAATCTGGCACTCTTTCGAGCATTTTGTGCCATGAAGTATGCTGTTTATGCTCTCTGTGTGAATTCACATAAGCATTCCAAGTGCAAAGATTGTGTACGCAGCCATCTTGGTGATATCCCTGAGGATGAAACTTCTGGAGAACCAGCAG ATTGCTCTTCAGTATTTCCTCAGTACCTTGCGAAGTGTCAGCAGTTCTTAAGGAGCGTTCCTGCTCCTCTGCGCCTGGAGGTTTTGGAGAACATCTTCtccttgctttttgtttcctacaGTGACCTGCACACTGAGGCTCTTTTACCTGAGGACTATGCAGAAGATGAGGATCTTGACAAAAAGAGTACTACTGTGAGTGTAGAAGGCAGTGCTAGTCGACATTCTTCTACCTCAGAAAGTCCACAGCGCCTAATAGAGGCTGAAAAGAAGTCAGAGAGGCGTCTGCTGGCTGCTCAGACAGTTCACATGGACCCCCAAGATCTTCATGACTTGATGTTAGCTGGACAAAGCTGTGAAACCTCTAGGCTGAACTACCTGGATCTGAAACACTTCACCAGTGGTGTAACTGGATTTTTAGCGGATGATGTAGCCATGGATGCGTTCCTCACATTGCTTCTCAACCATCTGGAAGAAATTCAGAGTTCTCTCCCATGGGACTCTAGTAATGTACCTCATGAAGAGCTGGAGCTTGTAGAGTGCTTGAATCTTTCTGCAAACAGAGATGCCTTTGGAAGTCACGtgttacagttttccaaataTCTTTCTGAAGCTCACTGGCGATACAAGGTGGTGATGAGTAACAGAAGTGCAG AACATCAGCTTGCAACTTCCAGGAGATACTGCTCTTTAATCAGGTGCTCCAGCTTTAAGAAACGAAGTAGATCTCAAAGGTACAAGACAG aTGGGAAAGAGGGAACTTCCAGTCCATCATTAGAAAGTACAAGTAGTGAGCTAAGCACCAGTACTTCAG AGGGAAGCACCAGTAATGTGTCTGGCTTGAGTGATTTGGAAAGCAGGGCGAgaccacagcagcaaaacccccTCATTCCTATGATGCTTTCCCCACCAGAATCACTGTTAGTGTCTTGTGTTTTGAGGGGAAATTTCGTAGAAGCCCATCAG GTGGCTTTGATGTTTAATCTGGATACTTCACCTTGCTACGGTGAATTGGTTTTCATGGAGCGCTACCAAGAGGCGGTACAAGAAATGGCAAGAGTGGAGCAAAATATTGATAATCAAGCATCGGATGGCACTGGAGGCATCAGGAAATCTGGCAGTGGTCGTTCGACACTGCAAGCTATTGggaatgcagcagcagctg GTATGGTATTTTATTCCATCTCGGATGTTACTGATAAATTGCTTGCAACTTCTGGAAGTCTTGCCCCTACTCTCCAAGAAAACTTCTGGATAAACAATATCCAGCTGGAGCATACTGATCCTCTGCGGGAAGTGCTGGAAGACCTCAGTCCTTCAGCAATGGCAGCATTTGACCTGGCTTGTACTCAGTGCCGTCTTTGGAAGACGTGCAAACAGCTTTtggaaacaacagaaagaagaCTGTACAACAGCCTTGAAACTCGGG GCCACCATCCTGactttgtttcactgtactCTGAAGGTGTAAAGGGTTTCCCAGCAGTTCTCCAGCAAATAAGTAAAATTCTCAACTATTCCTGCACATCTCAAGGGCAATCCAAGCCAG AGGTCTCAGATGAGAAAATAGGGAGTCATTTTCGATGCAGTATTGTAAACCTTCTGCAAGCTTGCTACCCTGCCTTGACTGAAGAAAGTATTACTAATGAAATTGTTTTATCACAAAATCTGGATCAAATCCTAAAAGCACTGACACATGTTGAACGTTCTGTGG ACTCTAAAGGCAGCTTGCTTGGCACCTTGGTGGAGCAGGCCTCTCTCAAATCTGCGGAGCTAGAGAAGCACCTGGTTTGGAATCAgtcacagctcctgctgagaACTCTTGACCAACATGTCCAAATCACGCCAGAGAGCAACACGCAGACAAACTTTGTGAAGTCCTTCTTTGACTACATCACTAGACTGGCTGCTGTTGTATTACAAAGCCTGAATACAGAGCTAG atacatCTGCAGAAGTGAAAGTGGGGAACCCTTTCATACTGTTACAGCAGAGTCCATCTCAGCTGCTCTCCCAGCTTGTGTTTGAGAAACAGGTTCATCCTGACAG GGTTTCCTCTCTCTTGGCTAAAAAAGAGTTGAACTTGAATGTGCAGCAAGTTATTGTTAACTGTTGCTGTGAACCACTGTCATTGTGCAGTGCAAGGCAAAACAGCCAGGTGAAGTCTCTTCTGACAAACATCAACAACTTAGCACACCAGTGTGCCTGCCACTGCCTGCCAGATGTTGAAATACCTATTCTCAATTCTGCAGTGACCTCTGAGGATATCTCTACTCAGGCCTCATCCCCTGTAAATGACCTGAGCCCGCACACACTCACTGCCTCCTCCCTAGACTTCCTAAAGTCTCAGTCAAAGCTGATGGCCACAGTGGCATGTCTGAGTGCATCTAATATACAGAAAATTCCCAAATCGAGTTTATCTTGGATGGAATTTCGGGGCAAACGGGAGGTGCCCTTAGGTTTGGAGCAGATTTCCAGGGAGTGTGAGACATTGTTGAAGGAGTTTCCAATATTGGAACGATTTCTTCTTACTATGTTTGAGCCACTTCAGAATCGGCAAGAGGAAGGTAGCAGTTTGGCTACTGTCTTCTCTGGCAAGACATACATATCTCTGGTTCTCCTAGGATTGCATTCCAACACAGCTGTTAAGGTATTAATGGGAGTCTTTCAACAAGCTCTTGCTGCAAAGAATTGGGACAGAGCTCTGAAGGTCTTAGATCGGTACAGTCAGGACATGGAGGAGCTGGTCAATGTGAAGgatgctgtgctgagctgtgcaacTGCTGAAG ATAAGGATGGTTGGCAATACTTGTTCCCAGTAAAAAATGCAACATTGAGAAGTAGGTTGGCTCTGCGCTATCTGGACAAATGGCCCCTTGATGCCTGTTTGGAAATCCTAGCTTACTGCATTTCTGATTTGGGCATAGCTGATGAACTGAAAGCCAgtctgcagagcaggaagaaagaactTCAGGTTTATGAAAAG ATTCTGAATGTGCAAAATGAACCATTGTGGAATGACTGGCAGGAGCTGAAAAAAGCCTGCACTGATGACCCCCAGGCCGTCATGAATATAATTCTAAAGGCAAAG gATTATGAGTTGTGTGAGGAATGGGGGCACTTGTATCCTGTCCCAAGAGAAGATTTGATCAGCCTTCACCGGGAGCATCTTCTTCACTTACTGGAGATGGGAGAGATGGAAAAAGCATTGCAG cTTTTACAAAGAATTGAAGACCCTGGCATTTGCCTTGCCATCAGTGAACAGTCCCTTGACCAGCATCCGAACTTGGCAGGCTCTCACTTCTTGGCTGATTACCTCACAGCTCACTTCTACGCAGATCTGACAGCAGCACGCCGTAATGAAATCCAGGCACTCTATATGGGATCAAAG GTGCTGCTGACTCTGCCTGAGCTTTCCCGTGTTAACTACTTCCACCTCTCCTCCAGGCCACTGCTCATGCTGGAACAGCTCCTCATGAATATGAAGGTGGACTGGGTAGCTGTCGCTGTGCAGACACTGCACCAGCTCTTAGCTGGACAGGAAATTGGTTTTACTGTAGAAGACATTGACAATTTGCTCTCCAAGTATGCAGAAAAAGCTCTCAACTTCCcttttgcattaaaagaaaagagatcaG ATTCTCTGATACGTATCCAAGAAAGTCTCAATCATGTATTGGAGTCTGAAACAACATCTAAATCGGGATCATCAGAACTATCTCCTGTCAGCTTTACTG GTGTCACCATACCTGCAAGTCCCAGAGACAGAATTCTGCAGCAGAATTTGTGCCCTCAAGAATTTGTGCCTCCTGAGAAGCCACCACCAAAGCAGCAATGGATACCTGATGACACTGAAACGATATGTATGGTTTGCAAAACTGAACGTTTCACTATG TTTAACAGGCGCCATCACTGCAGGCGCTGTGGCAGGCTGGTGTGCAGCTCTTGCTCCACCAAGAAAATGGCAGTAGAAGCTTGCAGAGAAAATCTGTCTCGTGTATGTGATCAGTGCTATAGCTACTACAACAGAGAACATCTGCCTGGCTTGGTAAAAGACACAAACAT cagaaaagaagatCAGGACCAAGTGGAAG TGGTGCGAATACCCAAAGCTACTGAGCTTGAATGGATTTTTTCCCTGAATGAAGAGGAGAATGAAATTGTACGCAGTGAATTTTATTATGATCAG GCTCCCAGCTCTTCCTTGTGTATTGCCATCCTTAGCCTGCACAGTGACAGCATAGTTTGTGGCCACCAGCTGATAGAGCACTGCTGCAAATTGTCCCAAGGGCTCACTAATCCGGAGGTGGATGCTGGTCTGCTTATGGACATCATGAAACAATTGCTTTTCAGTGCCAAAATGATGTTTGTAAAAGCTGGAAGGAACCAGGACCTAGCTCTTTGTGACAG CTACATCAGCAAAGTGGATGTGTTGAATATTTTGGTTGCTGCTGCCTACCATCCAATACCATCTTTGGATCAGAttcttctccctgcagcagtAACAAGATTAAGGAATCAGCTTCTGGAAGCAGAGTACTATGAACTAGCTATCGAG gTATCTACAAAATCTGGGTTGGATCCAGGTGGAGCATGGCATGCCTGGGGCATGGCTTGCCTTAAAGCTGGAAATTTAAGTTCAGCCAGAGAGAAGTTTAACCGATGTTTAAAACCACCTATGGATCTAAACCAGCTGAACCATGGTTCAAGGCTGGTCCAGGACGTGATACAGTACCTGGAGTCCACAGTGAAGCCCATACTCATTGCA GATGATGATTACTTTGCCACATTGAGGGAACTTGAAGCAACACTGAGAACGAGAAGTCTGTCTCTGGAGATGATATGTGAGGGGAAGATTCAGCACAACAGCTACTATCAAGAGTGCTTGTTCTATTTACACAGTTACGGCACTAATCTGGCGATAATAAGCTTTTACATGAGGCATGACTGTATGAGAGAAGCACTGCTTCACTTGTTAAATAAG GAATCCCCATCAGAAGTGTTCATTGAAGGGATCTTCATTCCAAGTTATGAAAGTGGAAAACTCCATATGTTGGAGAACTTGCTGGAAACCATTGATCCAGGACTGGAGAGCTGGGGAGTCTACTTGATTGCAGCCTGCAAATACTTGCAGAGAAAGAACTACTACCATATTCTGTATGAGCTGCAACAGTTCATGAAG GCACATCAATACAGTTGA